CTATGAAGATGTGGGCAGGTTTCCTGATGTACGATAATTTGATCCGCTCCTGCCTTAACAAAATCCTCTATATATTTTTCTGGCTCAACTATCATTAAATGAACGTCCAAGAACATATTTGTAATCTGCCTAATTGCAGACACGACGCCGGGACCAAAATTAATGTTAGGAACAAACCTGCCGTCCATAACATCTATCTGGATTCCTTTGACACCCGCTTCCTGGGCATCCACAACGGCCTCTCCAAGCTTTGTAAAATCGGCTGACAAAATTGAAGGTTCTATTTCTATCATATATACGCTATACCTCTATGAATCGTTTCTTTTTTGATATCTTATTCCGTTAGATGTTGCTACTATGACCTCTGTTGCTGTGCCGAGAAATAGTCCAAACTCTGCAATCCCGGCTTTCTGCCCTAATTTCTGGGCAAGATCGGGCAAATTAGATATGGGACCAAAATTAGAATCTAAAATATAATTTTCTTGATCAGTTGTGTATATGCCGCCATCGTCTTTTTTTCTCAAAACCGGCTCTGCACCAAGTGACTTTAAAAACTCGGCCACCGGCATCCATGAAAAGGGTATTACCTCTATAGGAACTGCAAAATGTGTTCCCAATTTTGGAGAGAGCTTGCTTTCATCAACTATCATAATATTTCGTTTGCTTGCCTGGGCCAGTACTTTTTCTCTTAACAGCGCCCCACCCCCGCCTTTAATCAAGTTAAGGTCAGGGTCAACCTCATCAGCCCCGTCAATCGTGAGATCGATTTGTTGCTTATCGTCAAAGGTTGTAATTGGAATTCCTAAGTCCTTTGCTCTATTTTCAGTTTGTATTGAACTGCATATGCCGATTATATCTGTTAAGCGGCCTTGTTTTAAACGCGTGCCTATCTCTTCGAGGGCAAACTTTGTTGTGCTGCCTGTGCCTAACCCTAAAACCATCCCGGATTCCACAAAATCAACAGCGCTTATGCCGGCTTCTTTCTTAAGTCGGTCTTGAAGACTAACTCCGTTACTAGAGCTCAATTTGCTGTCTCCTTTAGAGTATTTAATTCTGAAATAAATTCCTTTGCAGTGTCAATTAATTCCGGCAGATTATCTACAATTCTAAGATTATCAGCTTTTGCTAATTTATGTACGCCCTCTTTGGTGAAATCTGATGGAACTGCAATGCAGCTTACATCAGCAGCCAGCGCAGCCCTTATTCCAGAGGAGGAGTCCTCTATAGCTAGACCTTGTGAGTGCGATATCCTTAGTTCTTCGCATAGCAGATTATAAATCTCCGGATCGGGTTTACCGTGTTCTACATCCTGGATAGTAGAGATAACATCAAACTCAGATCGTATATCCAGAACATCTAGCACACGGTACGCTTCTCTTCTATGAGACATGGTCC
This Thermodesulfobacteriota bacterium DNA region includes the following protein-coding sequences:
- a CDS encoding ribulose-phosphate 3-epimerase, which codes for MIEIEPSILSADFTKLGEAVVDAQEAGVKGIQIDVMDGRFVPNINFGPGVVSAIRQITNMFLDVHLMIVEPEKYIEDFVKAGADQIIVHQETCPHLH
- the rpiA gene encoding ribose-5-phosphate isomerase RpiA codes for the protein MSSSNGVSLQDRLKKEAGISAVDFVESGMVLGLGTGSTTKFALEEIGTRLKQGRLTDIIGICSSIQTENRAKDLGIPITTFDDKQQIDLTIDGADEVDPDLNLIKGGGGALLREKVLAQASKRNIMIVDESKLSPKLGTHFAVPIEVIPFSWMPVAEFLKSLGAEPVLRKKDDGGIYTTDQENYILDSNFGPISNLPDLAQKLGQKAGIAEFGLFLGTATEVIVATSNGIRYQKRNDS